GATATTATTCTCCCTAATGGTTCTCGTGTCTCTACCATTGGATCGATCGATGTCATTTTTACCTGTCCATTTGCTAATATCGTCAAACAACCGTTAACCTTTTTTGTTTGTGATGTTGCTTGGAATTTCTTAGGAATTAATACCTGTGTTAAGTTTAGACTTCTGTCAAAGTTAGAAACATTAATTCTTGAGAATGAACCATTACTACGCGATAATTCATCATTATTATGTAATATTAATACTAATactattcataaaaatagcATCCACCgcattaataaatttctagAAGATAATCCAGCATTATGGGATGATTCTCCTGTATCTTCTACAACATTTGTTACTATTCCTTTTCCTACTGATTTTGTTCCTACTAAAGCACCTTTAATTCGCTTTGCTAAACATCTTCGTGATGCTTCAAAAGATATATTAGATAACGATGTTAAGAATGGTTTCCTTGTTAAGGTTTCAAAACAGTCTGATCAAATTAGTAATGCGTTTACGATCAAACAACAGGGTAAAAACCCCCGTTTAGTAGTTAACCCTAAGAACTTGaataatcaaataattattccTAAGCATATGACACAAAAGATGATTACTATGAAAGATATTCAAGAAAAACTAGCTAATTATTATAAGGGTAGTTCAGACTATTGTTTTTCTACGTTCGACATTAAGTCTGCATATAGAAATTGTAAGCTTCATCCTAATCAGTCAAAGTATTTACAGTTTGTAACTGAATTCGGCACTTACGAACCTACATCTCTTATCTTTGGCTTAAATGTTTCATCCTATCTTTTTATCGATACTTTATCCCGTATTATGCAAGGTATTGATTCCGTTGTATTTTATAGTGATGACGGTCTGATCTTCACTAAGAAAGAAGATCATGCCAACGTAGTTATAGATATTTTATCACGTCTAGTTAAAGTCGGATGGAAAATTACTTACGATAAATGTCAATGGATGAAAGATGAGGTAGAATTTATAGGTTTACATATTTCAAAACATGGTATTTCTATTCCTGAATATAAGAAAATTCAGTATAGAAGCTTTTCACATCCAACAAATTTAATTCAAATTAAGCAATTTGTTCAATCACTAAATTACTATAGATCGATGATTCCTGAATTTAGTAATCTCACCGATAATTTTTATGCTATGAAGTCTTTTAGATGGACAGATATTGAAATAACACAATTCAATAGATTAGTTGACATTTTATCTGAGAATATATTTCTATCTATTCTACCTTCCGACATCTCTTCTTTCTCTCTAACGATTCAGGTATCTGATCGTTCAATTTGTTCTTCTTTATACTGGCACTCTCATTCTAATAAGGGCCTATTTGATCTTCAAGGCAGAACTCTCAAAGGTTCTGAGATCAACtatttatatcataataaattCTTACTAGCCGTGAAAGAAAATTTAGTTGCTAATCagaagtttattttaaatttacctGTTTCTGTTATTGTTAATAACTCTCCTCTTAAATCTGTATTAGATAATCCTCCTGATATGTTTTCAGCTCAGAGTACCTTTCAACGACTACGACTATATctagaatattttaacattagaTTTATCTATTCTCGAGAGAATGATATAATTAGCAAACTCAGAATTGACTCTATTCCTATAGACTTTAATCAACCTATTACTTTGTATGCTATGAAAGAACTCACTAAGATTGACGATTTTGATTCACATATAAATCTTACTAATCTAATCAACAGTTATTCTTCTGATCCTTATGCTCCCATTCTTACTAAAATAGCTCGTGGTATTGTTCCTGACTCACAGGACATCTTTATTTTACCCAAGATTATTGCtaagtttattaataatgatcAAATTGTTTTGGATTCTAATAACGTTATTCGTATAAATAACAAGATTTATATACCACAATCATTTCAAGatcatattttatcttatttgCATATGTATCATCGTAGCTCTACAGCTATGATTCATCTAGCTAATACTCTTTTTGTTATGATAAATTGTACTTCTTTAATTCGCCAATATTATTCGAATTGTAAAATATGTATGTATATTCGTCGTTCTGGTCCACGTCATATATCTTCATGGCCAAAATCTGAACACTCTCGTGAACGATGGCATGCAGATCATGTTGTTGTGAACGGCAAAACTCTTTTATCTATGGTTGATAGctatagtaattttttaattttatatcatttacaATCATATTCTATCCCTAAGTTGCAAGAAGcacttataaatatatttgccTTATATGGTACCCCATCTATAATTGTATTTGATAATTTCCCTTCATTTGTATCAcctttattaaaacaattccTTATTGAACATAATGTTGTACCTATGTATTGTATTAAATATGATCATCGTTCAAATGGCCATATTGAAACTCTTAATTCATTTGTTCGTACCTCTATTTCTAAATTCTTGGCCGAAAACGACTCGTTTTCCAAAGCCGTATCAAAAACTTTATTGAAGAATCATACCTCTATATATCGCGACAATCTTACATCACaacaaattttctttaatgaTCCCGAGTTTCATGCAGAAGCAGTTATCCGCAATACCCCTCAACTTCATATCATTGACAAACCTGttcttttcaaaataaattccAGTCAGTCTACATGGACCGAAGGTTTCGCTTCCTATCGCTTAGGAAAGAATAGTTATCAAATTACAGATAAAGATGGCAAtcttcatattttaaaagataaccttattaattttgatattgGTACggatattattaaagaaatcGTTGACATTGTTCCTACGTCAAAAGTTAATGAGTATAGAAACCTCAAGACATCTCTCGTTTCAAATGATTCTATTACCTCAGACGATACCATACCACTCGTCGAAGAAGGGGGAGAATTAACATCTGATATGTTAACGAAGTTTGAAGACCTCTCAACATCATTACTTAATTCTTCAATATCCTCTCCATTAAGATCAATCTCTAATGTTGTTCCTGCATCCATGAAATCATTTGAACTCATTAAGACACAGAAGGATTTtgaagaatatatttttaataatcctCAATTTAAGgattcatatatatttatagatgGTTCTACTAAAGCTCTTAATAATATACCTTCTAGTGGTGTTGGTTATTTTGCTCATATTCAATCAAATATGGCATGTGGAGGATTACATTTAATAGAACCTATTTCTTCTGATTTTGCAGAAGTCTGTGCACTTGTTATGGCACTTGAAAATGTTAAAGATATTGAATCCcctattttatttcttactGATAGTTCATATGTTTATAAATCTATTGCAAATGGTTACATAGATAGATTAACATCTTTAGATCGTCCTCATAATAACATGTGGAGCCGTATAAAGACATTATACCGATCTTCATATAGAATAATACAATCTGCTTCTCATTCCCGTCATTCCCCGGTTGGAAACAAAATTGCCGACTATGTAGCTAAGGCATACTCTCTCAATCTGCCGAATCAATCTCATTTCTCTCTTAATATCAACTCAGATCATAAAGatgtttttaaagaaatCAAAGATATTTTTCTAACATTTGAAATGGAACACAAGATCAAGattgtttaattattattttactaattGTATTGTATAAcacttcttttttatttcttattattacattattttttttcttttctcaTACTACAATTATGTTTACATAATGGTAGAAGGGGAAGTGTTTGATATTGTGAtgatttattgttaaatcatctcttttttttttgtatttaaagaAAACTTTTGTCATAATAAACTCACTCTCACACATTTATTTTggtgatatttttttagtttatatttttattatatcacaCAATTAATCTTACCATTATTaccaattaaattaatataaaatttttatattgaatCATACACAAAAAGTACTTAAAACATAATTTAGttaatactttaaattagtactatacaataaaaatagcatatattaaatagtttaaaaaataacattttttaaaaaaaattacaaataaatttgcTTCGGTTTTGAATagtaacattttatttatataccattgtattttaaattttattagtattttttactttagatataaaataatataaaagttataaattaaaaaaaattttttctttaaactATAACAAATTCTAAATAATGATTtgaatttaatatttgtgatttttataaattaacaaatttttttttcatttaataaaataaaatttaaagccgattattttgttttttaattttttacaaaatttttttttttaaaaatttaatacaaaGAAATGTAAATCTAAATCTGaaggaaaataaaatattaaaattgtaaagaaaaaaaaggaaaacaatatagataagataaaattaataatactttaaataaattttaatactttaattaatatttacgaattatatttttaaaaaaacttcatctaaattatatcaatttaaaaattacataaataaaaaagatctgttgtttgtttaataatgaaataactttttgtcatgtaattttcaaaaatttctaacaaaaaactttttaaaaaactaatgtttaactttaatttaaaaaaaaatatttttcccaattgaaaattataattaaaaattatattaggtatatttaaataattgaaataatattttggattttattaaaatatctaaattaaaataaccaATATATATANTACATAGATAGATTAACATCTTTAGATCGTCCTCATAATAACATGTGGAGCCGTATAAAGACATTATACCGATCTTCATATAGAATAATACAATCTGCTTCTCATTCCCGTCATTCCCCGGTTGGAAACAAAATTGCCGACTATGTAGCTAAGGCATACTCTCTCAATCTGCCGAATCAATCTCATTTCTCTCTTAATATCAACTCAGATCATAAAGatgtttttaaagaaatCAAAGATATTTTTCTAACATTTGAAATGGAACACAAGATCAAGattgtttaattattattttactaattGTATTGTATAAcacttcttttttatttcttattattacattattttttttcttttctcaTACTACAATTATGTTTACATAATGGTAGAAGGGGAAGTGTTTGATATTGTGAtgatttattgttaaatcatctcttttttttttgtatttaaagaAAACTTTTGTCATAATAAACTCACTCTCACACATTTATTTTggtgatatttttttagtttatatttttattatatcacaCATAACTATTATAAGATATCTTgatctttaaatttatttagttaaaagacaaaaaatctttattttttataaaattatagttatgtaataatttatctctgttattaaatatttactaaaaaaattatacaatttattttataggtatatatttaaaaatgttattagatatttactttttgttaaaagtaattattagaaaatttcaatatttgccatacatatatacattttaagtAATGAcaacatataataatattagaaTTCATGTTTGAAAAGTTTTTGTTAGTAATTTAGTAAGCCATAAAATAACatagaataaataaattaaataaaaaatttttctatggTAATAACGATACACATTAAGCATAATATTTGAtactaataaattattacaacttttatttttatactataattcatttttctaatcttaattaaaattttttatttagataatttaatacttttttgataaaattttatttccaaataatttttaaaaaaaaatcatataattttatttaattgctTTTATTAATTCGGCAAATCAAGCATATggacaaaatatataagatttattttaataagatGTAAAAGAtaagtaattaaaattattgtcaattacatattttataaattatttttaaatttgtccaatgttttaaatttgtttatatattttaaataatttacaaatCATAATATTGGTGTCTTTTGttcatttaaaagtaattagaTTATTTCAAAAGTTAATAGATTAGACAAGTAagcatataaaatatacattttttttaaaattcattcttttttttaaattttaaatataaacaaaacaataacatttaattaatgttaaatattactAACGCAATCttaaaattcattaaatctcaatcatatttatgattgaagaaaaataaaaatgtttatgataaaatggtaattgtatttttaccatttattaattaatgcTTTCAAATGAATTACTTTAATGAATATCTCTCTTAATAGTATATGACTTTATATTATCTCAATagataaatgtttattacaattttctttttcatacatttatttttcaagtatcatattttatataaaagttatttataatataaaaatgtccTACATTACAAATAAGTATGGTATTAATTCTATGGTAAgtttgtattaataaaatataattttaattattaacatttatttaaaagtttttcaaaattaaaagtgatgatgaatttaaagacaataaagataataatttatcttttggAATTTCAACAATCTTGAAtgaaaatg
This genomic window from Strongyloides ratti genome assembly S_ratti_ED321, scaffold srae_chrx_scaffold0000003 contains:
- a CDS encoding Reverse transcriptase domain and Integrase,catalytic core domain and Ribonuclease H domain and Ribonuclease H-like domain-containing protein, which produces MAPPGLKEKTSSNPFIILKNLKISLFKHHTDEARLRFIFSSLDPTFFIENNIDDFEGLSSSELLSKVTQYYTDIVEEEFDIYDRLCLLIDDLRIDYDLRKPYSSFINEAIDRIKFFNASNCDALIIKFFLESISLKFRQSQIFKDYLPDSMVLSDWLSASMDWDKLATSTLVRNFRKSHSTIKYANSIKTEFSNEVSKDTKDIKPAFGIRPCHYIIQQAFFFNIDDEALVDSACGENILSLNIFNKFSSEIRNSINRNNTIDIILPNGSRVSTIGSIDVIFTCPFANIVKQPLTFFVCDVAWNFLGINTCVKFRLLSKLETLILENEPLLRDNSSLLCNINTNTIHKNSIHRINKFLEDNPALWDDSPVSSTTFVTIPFPTDFVPTKAPLIRFAKHLRDASKDILDNDVKNGFLVKVSKQSDQISNAFTIKQQGKNPRLVVNPKNLNNQIIIPKHMTQKMITMKDIQEKLANYYKGSSDYCFSTFDIKSAYRNCKLHPNQSKYLQFVTEFGTYEPTSLIFGLNVSSYLFIDTLSRIMQGIDSVVFYSDDGLIFTKKEDHANVVIDILSRLVKVGWKITYDKCQWMKDEVEFIGLHISKHGISIPEYKKIQYRSFSHPTNLIQIKQFVQSLNYYRSMIPEFSNLTDNFYAMKSFRWTDIEITQFNRLVDILSENIFLSILPSDISSFSLTIQVSDRSICSSLYWHSHSNKGLFDLQGRTLKGSEINYLYHNKFLLAVKENLVANQKFILNLPVSVIVNNSPLKSVLDNPPDMFSAQSTFQRLRLYLEYFNIRFIYSRENDIISKLRIDSIPIDFNQPITLYAMKELTKIDDFDSHINLTNLINSYSSDPYAPILTKIARGIVPDSQDIFILPKIIAKFINNDQIVLDSNNVIRINNKIYIPQSFQDHILSYLHMYHRSSTAMIHLANTLFVMINCTSLIRQYYSNCKICMYIRRSGPRHISSWPKSEHSRERWHADHVVVNGKTLLSMVDSYSNFLILYHLQSYSIPKLQEALINIFALYGTPSIIVFDNFPSFVSPLLKQFLIEHNVVPMYCIKYDHRSNGHIETLNSFVRTSISKFLAENDSFSKAVSKTLLKNHTSIYRDNLTSQQIFFNDPEFHAEAVIRNTPQLHIIDKPVLFKINSSQSTWTEGFASYRLGKNSYQITDKDGNLHILKDNLINFDIGTDIIKEIVDIVPTSKVNEYRNLKTSLVSNDSITSDDTIPLVEEGGELTSDMLTKFEDLSTSLLNSSISSPLRSISNVVPASMKSFELIKTQKDFEEYIFNNPQFKDSYIFIDGSTKALNNIPSSGVGYFAHIQSNMACGGLHLIEPISSDFAEVCALVMALENVKDIESPILFLTDSSYVYKSIANGYIDRLTSLDRPHNNMWSRIKTLYRSSYRIIQSASHSRHSPVGNKIADYVAKAYSLNLPNQSHFSLNINSDHKDVFKEIKDIFLTFEMEHKIKIV